The DNA sequence ctccaaccgtgGAAAACCTAGCATAACCAACGTCATTGTCTTTATGTGAAAATctaggatagcatgatagggagacaactagtccatacctaagataatatcaaaatctaccatactgagcaacattaggttagctctggtctcaaaaccaccaagaataaCTAAACACgtctgatacacacggtcaacgaTAAAGGAATCTCCCACTGACGTCGACACATAGataggagaactcaaggaatcacgggatatacctaaatatggagcaaagtaagatgatacatagtaataagtggagcctggatcaaataagactgatgcatcgcTATGACAatctggaacaatacctgtgataactgagtCGGATGCAACCGTCTCCATCCTAGTTGGAAGAGCATAACATCTGGCCTGAGAGACTTCTAcccgcccgacctccacctctagctagttgtgctggtggagtggcaactggtgcattAACCACgacctgagaagcctgaggaccctgtggaatacgtAAGGCCTATGTAGTCtatgaaggtgcacccctcctgagtctagggaagtccctcaccatatgacgagtatcaccacactcaaaataggCTCTCGGGGGACGTggctactggaactgactcgggcctggtcggctggactgaccgctaaaagcacctcgtgcaagaggtgcactagataatggTCGTGCATAAAGGGCGACCAGAGACTTGGGAGTGGCCAGAATACTGTTGGATGCTGGAAGTGATGAATGAAAGGatgactcacatagcctctaccatgaggGACTACAACTGGGAcacgggcaccactatatgtgctagaatctctaggcctcttggcctccctctcttatCTCTCCCGGGctcacataccctccaatctctgaGCGATCTCCACACCCTGCTGGTATGGGATGTCAGTCTCCAACTCGCGAGCTATTCTGAATCTAATACCAGGGcagagcccctcgataaattgacGAATTCGCTTTCTGATAGTGGAAACTAATGCAGGCTCATATCTGGACAACTCATTGAACCAGACTGCATACTTAGATACGGTCATATGCTCAAACTCTATTCAAACTGAGCAACTGTTCAAACTCTGCGctccatgcatccctaagactctaggGTTCAAAATCTTTCATGAACATCTCTGAGAACTGAGCCTAGGTGGGTGAAGTTGCCTCGGCTGGgatatccaactcatatgctcgtcaccactgataagccgctccattaagctggaacgtagtgaaagcaaccccactcgactccataatacccatagtacagagaatacagtggcactcctcatgaaaaccatgtgcatcctctgaagccaaaccattgaaagtaggagggtggtacttcttgtacctctcgaacctgagttgctccacctcagaagttgctaccctaacctcgggctaaacTGGGACAACCGGCTgtactggtatgacctctggaacttgatcaacctggacccgttGCTCGGAGGTACAGGCAGCGAGAGCCTATTCTCAtcccccggcctaagatgtgGCAAGAGCAAGTAGAATTAACCTCGCCtggctaaagtgccaaacatgctcaaaaactaggcgagtgtctcctgaagtgtagggttagtaacaggcatctcaggtgcctgctctccaactagagctactggtggatcCTTTGTAGCAGCTGGGGCAAGTGcgctggctgcaccacgtggtcgtcCTCGGCTTCTGccatggccccggcctctcgcggctttaCCAAGGGGCCGCGGGTGCCtcatcatcagatccagttgtgcgtgtcctcaccatctttgaAAGAATATAAAGTCAGAGATTTATAATTCCGAAGTCAACAAATTTGCATGgtaagaatcaaagaagtgaaacttttcctaacacTTTCagagcctcccgaagataagtacagatgtctccctatcgatccgcgagactctactgaACTTTCTTGTGACtaataacacctatgaacctaagtctatgataccaacttgtcacggccccaatttccctctgtaggatgtcgtgatggcacctagtcactaagactaggtaagtttAACAAACATGCAgaaaataactgaaataataattaaagtcTCAAAAATCAACAATTTTAATAAGGAAAACTCTACAGCTCAGCATATATGATTTCTCCAAAACCTGGTGATATCGAACCACAAGCTCTACAATGGTATCATAGTCATCCCTATACAACCGTAtctaataaaagaaggaaaatgtagaagtagatagagggtgactccgaggcctgggGATgccggcaggtgtaccttgaagtcttcgagTATGAACTCAACTCATTGATGCCTGGAcaggtaggaggtacctggatctgcacaaaagatgtgaaGAAGCgaagcatgagtacaccacaacggtacctagtaagtgccaagactaacctcggtagaatagtgacgaggtcaggtcaaggccctactggaatgaATATATAAGAGACAGAATGAGTAATTTAACAGTGCAATAATAATACAGTTGAAAATGAAACAAGTAAGGAATATGCCAAATTAACTACACAGAATcaaggcaaataatgcatcacggaagaaaacaagaAATGTTAAGTCAAAGAAACAAAATGACCAAACACAAGTGAAGTAGTAGAGAAgtaccaacaagagtcactaccgaggtaccgcctcgtagtctcaaatcacaaaataatccacaatctttccttatatcaccgggTTAGCTTTGCAtgtagttttgaaaattattttccccgAAATAGCATATCACGTTtcagcccaccttatcacactgcatgacttctagtaattcccttactagccacgcatatcaagcccaccttatctcaccacatgcgtttcaactccaaaaccttataccattgcatgcgtatcaatatcacaacgtaccataaattgcacctcaagtgcccaatatcacaacttatCAAGAAACCAACAACAATAGTATTTTCACAACAAGTAGCCCATGGTTCAACCACAATGTGCTCAAGAGTATCAACAATGAcaaccggaagtgaataactcaacaaggatagtatttcacaacttaacactttgcgtcaatgtgaatcacggcctTTATACCTCAATGCcattttcaacaacaagatattcaaagaataacaacttcaactaaagaaTTAAACGGtcaaataatgaatatggaataaaggaaacaagaacttcatTGAAATATATAGAGCAATTAACAAGtgagagataagacaagtagagcatgtgaaaatagactaatgatgatgaagatAACATGTTAGGATAACTCATTTAAGatatgaaaggaatctacatagctaaaaccggtaaattttcatatttagctcctcgtcaccttgcgtacacggcttctacacatcacaattatcacaaaacaacagaaatcctaaggggtaattccctcacacaaagttaggcaagagacttacctcaaaacgtaccaactcaatccactagtaagccttttcctcgattatccaactctgaacggctcgaatctggCAAAACCAACTTCATACAATAAATATAAACGGTAGGAAACTAATTCGAATCataaaattatgatctttgcaaaaaaataaaaagtcaaccggaCCCACGTCTaggaacctgaccaaaattataaaattcgtaCACTTATTCGATAACAAGTCCAACattacaagaattactcaaatcacctttcaaaacccaaatatttagtctaggaagttttcacaattttgccccaaatttccaactcaaattcCTAATTAGATGATacaaataacaatagattcatgtaatataattaAAACTGAGTTAGAATTTCCGTCCCTAATGAATTCCTTGCAAATCTCCCGAAcgatcgccacaaaccgagctctctaggtccaaaatgcGCATTTGCGCTCTCGCTCTTGCGGAaggggttccgcttctgcgacgccaGGCTTGGCTAGCCTTTCTGCTTCGGCGCCTCCTCAATCACCCCTGtgagtccgcttctgtggaactcTAACCGCATCTGTCATCCCAACTGGACAGGCCACAACTCGCTTCTGCAAACAACCCCTCACATTTACAagtccgcacctgtggccaataGTGTGCAGGcgcgattgcaccagacacacCCCATCTTCAGCAATGAGATCAAGTCCAAATTGTTCCGATATAGATCCGAATCACAcccaggcccccgggacctcgttctaatataccaacaagtgccaaaatacataacggacctactcaaggccaaaaatctcatcaaacaacatcgattctatgaatcacaacccaattcaagtatatgaaactatgaactttcaaattccaaactctaatgccgattcataccaaaataacttcgattgacttcaaattttgcacacaagtcctaaatgacatgacagacctatttcaacttccggatCAGAATCTGGCTCCGATATCAATAatatcaactcccggtcaaactttccaaattttccaaatcttcaactttctaactttcgccaattcacaccgaaatgacctacggacatccaaatcaacATCAAGATACCCTCCTAAttctaaaattatcatacagagctattgaaactgtcaaaactccattccggagtcatttacacaaaagtcaaactacgatcaactctttcaacttaaagctccaacttagggactatgtgtcccaattcactctgaaactcagccgaaccaaaaccaaacaccctagAAAGTCACACGACCACAATATAGAATAGATgaggaaataaataggggatcggggctaaattACTCAAAACAACCAGCCAGATCGTtacaagaaaaaatattttctttcattttaacaaaataagtactttcttttcatgaaatagaaaaaatatttactttcatttcaacaaaatgagtactttcttttcatgatatagaaaaagtattttattcatttcaacaaaataaatattttcttttcctaatgtagaaaaaatattttctttcatttcaacaaaaacgagtactttcttttcatgatgtagagaaagtattttctttcatttcaaccaACACAAATACTTTTCAATAAAccgagtattttcttttcatgatgtacaaaaaattctttctttcattcaacaaaatgagtaatttattttcatgttgtaaaaATGATAATTTCTTTTCAACAAAAAATGTATTTTCTTTTTTAGTTATCGATCTCAAATTTCAATGTTGTTCTTGTGTGAAATTGTAAAGCAGCACATTAGTTCgtttgggtttgtgtgaattttgaaaaaaataattaaattcttgaagaaaatagagacCCGGATGGGGAGGGGAGGAGGGTGGGGGGAGGAGTACAGGAAACatgagaacgacatcgcctcccatataaggcctcatacggaaccATCTTGATACTAGACTAATAATTTCTATTGTATGCAAACTTCGCTAatagtagaaactgatcccactggcctccgaaatcaataacacatgctcaatatatcctccaaaatctgaacactCAACTTTGACTGcacatccatctgagggtgaaatgcaatGCTCAACTCAACATACATGCCAAACTCACACTGAACAGCTCTCTAGAAgtacgatgtaaactgagtgctgCAATCCGAGATGATAGAGATAGGTACACCATGCAAGCAAACAATCTCTCTCTGATGTAGATCTTAGCCAACTACTCTGAAGTGTAGGAACTCATGACTGGATTGAAATGTGCAAACTTGGTCAGtttgtccataatgacccaaacaacatcaaatctcctcaaagtCCATGGCAATCTTATCACAAAGTCCATTGTAatgtgctcccacttccattccagTATAtgtaacttctgaagcaaactgcTTGGTCtgtgatgctcatacttgacctgcggGCAATTCAAACAACTCACAACATATCCAACAATGTCCTTCATCCCCCACCTCCAATAACCATacttcaaatcatgatacattgTTGTAGTACCTAGATGGATAGAATACTGCGAACTATGATCATCCCTAATAATTAAATCCCACAAATTATCCATATTGGGGATACAAATCTGACCCTGAAGTCGCAACGTACCATCAccaccaatagaaacctccttagcCCCACCTCGCAACACCGTATATTTAAGGAtaagaaaatggggatcatcatattgacaATCCTTGATGCTCAAAAAAGAATGATTGCGCTACATTACAAGTGAGAACTCTACTAggatcagaaatatccaatctcacaaatctgttttccaaagcctaaacatccatagCCACCGATCCCCATATAGCTAGAATAAATACCAAACTCCCTATACTTTTTGCCTttatactcaaggcatctgctaccacattCGTCTTCCCTAGgtgatacaagatagtgatatcataatcctttaataACTCTAGCCACCTCTACTGCCTCAAATTCATATCCTTTTACTTGAATAGATGCTGAAAACTACAATGATCTATATCCACCTCATAAGACACGCCATATAAGCAATGCCTCCGAATCTTGAGCATGTGCACAATAGTTGCTAAGTCCAAATCATGTATtgaatagttcttctcatgggactTCAACTGGTGTATGCATAATAAAACACCCTATTgtctgcatcaacacacacccaaggCCCACgcgcgaagcatcacaatagatagtatACATCACAATAGAGTTATAGTCAAAAAAATCATAAGTTTTTGAAAGCTCTTTTTACACTCGTTAGACCATCTGAATaaagcacccttctgagtcaacttggtcaatggagcTACTATAGATGAAAACGCTTCCAAAAGCAATGAGAGTATCCAGCCAAACCTaagaaactcctaatctctgTAGCGGTAGAAGGCCTggtccaactctgaactgcctcaatcttcttcggatccaccttgatcccatcactagacaccacatggcacaataatgccaccgagtctaaccaaaactcacacttggagaacttagcatacaacttcttctccctcaaagtatgAAGTACAATACTCAAATATTGCTCGTTCCCCTCCTTACTATGAGAATATataaagatatcatcaatgaactcaaTAAGGAAAGAATACAAATAAGGATGGAACAAAATATTCATCAAATGTATGAAAGTTGCTGGGCATTAGTCAACCCAAACAaaatcaccaaaaactcataatgctcaTAACGAGCCCTGAAAGTCATCTTAGGGATGTCCGAAGCCagaatcttcaactagtgataccccaacctcaagtcaatctttgagaataccctagcaccctaaatgtaacgacccgaccaggcGTTTTGTGTAATTGTGCCCCATTACCCCTTTTTATGCTTTGAACatatgtgtttatgattttatgacttgcggggttggttcgTTTCGTTCCTGAAAGCTTTCAAGTTGATTTGGACCTTTTGATTTTTGACTTAGAAGCTTAAaatagaaatgttgaccaaattttgacttttgtaaaaCGACCCCTGAacagtgttttgatggctctTATAGCTTCGAATCCTGATTTTGGACATGGCAGTACGCCAGAAATTAATTTCGGAAGTCTGTAGATTGATTTATGTTATTTTGCCGAAGTTTGGGAATTTGATATTTAAAAGTTTAACTGTagtttgacttttagctatcaagttcggaatttaattttgggagttggaataggtccgttatgctatttagagCTTAGTttacaaaatttggtatcatttgatgttgatttgataggattcagacgtttagttgtaattctagagattcttgaactttactttgaaattcatgtgtttaaatgttcgattcgtagtttatatgttatttttgtattttgatcgcgcgagcgagttcgtaggatattttta is a window from the Nicotiana tomentosiformis chromosome 10, ASM39032v3, whole genome shotgun sequence genome containing:
- the LOC138899761 gene encoding uncharacterized protein, with the protein product MTVSKYAVWFNELSRYEPALVSTIRKRIRQFIEGLCPGIRFRIARELETDIPYQQGVEIAQRLEGISRDSLSSPIYVSTSVGDSFIVDRVYQTCLVILGGFETRANLMLLSFPRLEWRGTLDYVPSKMVSFLKAHRMVGKGCEAYLAFVRNTSVDTPTVESAPVVRDYPNVSLADLPSMLPDRDIDFGIDLLSGTQPISIPLYRMAPAELMELKE